One part of the Arthrobacter tumbae genome encodes these proteins:
- a CDS encoding alpha/beta fold hydrolase, translating to MTPRKGPSLGPSWPLRSVRYLLVAVAVAGCALGARTGYARSLARHTKAENPSVRTSDGVLLFTEEEDRHSAPVTVLFAHGFAATSQEFTHQRRALSERARVVLFDQRGHGSSGWGDPTTATIEQLGNDLGCVIDQQPQQSRILLVAHSMGGMGALALAAQRPELFGSRIAGVALLSTAAGRLPSMEVPARVGRLAVRTGAAGLATRLLWLVAPVLDWVVPFRRRWGRRWLLHRLFGGDGPTEEAADTMLTMWNATPLSMVTAFYPALVRYNKMDGFDALRSVPVLVLSGTDDHAIDCERSCTLASEIGDNARLVTVEGAGHMVNLTHPDEVNDALLDLLAKMTLPPG from the coding sequence ATGACGCCGCGAAAGGGACCCTCCCTCGGTCCCAGCTGGCCGCTTCGGTCCGTCCGCTACCTGCTGGTCGCCGTCGCGGTGGCCGGTTGCGCGCTGGGAGCGAGGACTGGCTACGCCAGATCGCTTGCCCGGCACACCAAGGCTGAGAACCCGAGCGTCCGAACGAGCGACGGCGTGCTCCTGTTCACCGAAGAAGAGGACCGGCATTCCGCACCGGTGACCGTGCTGTTCGCTCATGGTTTTGCTGCTACCTCGCAGGAGTTCACGCATCAACGCCGCGCGCTCAGCGAGCGGGCGCGAGTGGTCCTCTTCGATCAGCGTGGGCACGGATCGAGCGGCTGGGGAGATCCCACAACGGCGACCATCGAACAGTTGGGGAACGACCTCGGCTGCGTGATCGACCAACAGCCGCAACAGAGCAGAATACTGCTCGTGGCGCACTCCATGGGCGGAATGGGTGCCCTCGCACTCGCGGCGCAGCGGCCGGAGCTGTTCGGGAGTCGCATCGCCGGTGTAGCCCTGCTTTCAACCGCCGCCGGACGCCTGCCGAGCATGGAGGTTCCGGCCCGGGTGGGGAGACTGGCCGTGCGAACCGGCGCTGCCGGCCTCGCGACCCGCCTGCTTTGGCTCGTGGCGCCAGTGCTTGACTGGGTGGTACCATTCCGCAGGCGTTGGGGGCGTCGCTGGCTGCTTCACCGGTTGTTCGGCGGGGACGGCCCGACCGAGGAGGCGGCAGACACCATGCTGACCATGTGGAACGCCACTCCCCTGTCCATGGTGACCGCCTTCTACCCGGCGCTGGTCCGTTACAACAAGATGGACGGCTTCGATGCCCTTCGATCGGTTCCCGTCCTCGTCCTCAGCGGAACGGACGACCATGCCATTGACTGCGAGCGCAGCTGCACCCTCGCCAGCGAGATCGGCGACAACGCGCGTCTTGTCACGGTGGAAGGTGCCGGCCACATGGTGAACCTCACCCACCCGGACGAGGTCAACGATGCACTGCTTGATCTGCTCGCGAAGATGACGCTCCCGCCAGGGTAA
- a CDS encoding phosphatase PAP2 family protein — protein sequence MDVFSMIIDILGGGAAFVAEVAAHVGWLVLPSAALFLAIRKLWHHVLLVAGTALGLATLTVPGTLPTFFNGTLEFVATAVILLFIFLPAVPPRARRWTIPGTLAAVTVFEVVRVAAGQQSALSTVGGAVAGAAWAVVASILFRRWRQPEPPRRRLTYGLPVSSVAALHPAPLALKGQFSFSRWIRLVAVGVMLCAALTAVGLLITGPLGGVARFDRTVVQWLASHRSEPLSALATVAGAFGTTAGVVAVLLVGIPLLLALTRRWVPVVFLLAAAVGETSIYLVTGLIVGRGRPAVDHLSEGLPPTSSFPSGHVAAAVVVYGGLALLLYSTGRFHLRWAGFLLAGAIVLGVAASRLYWGVHFPTDVLASMAYAPVWLAACWTYLVRDPRSRMQAERQTAERDKA from the coding sequence GTGGATGTATTCAGCATGATCATCGACATCCTGGGCGGTGGAGCCGCATTCGTCGCCGAGGTCGCAGCCCATGTGGGATGGCTTGTCCTGCCTTCGGCTGCCCTGTTTCTCGCAATCAGGAAACTGTGGCACCACGTCCTGCTGGTGGCCGGAACAGCGCTCGGGCTGGCTACGCTCACCGTACCGGGCACCCTGCCAACGTTCTTCAACGGGACCCTGGAATTCGTGGCGACCGCCGTTATCCTGCTGTTCATATTCCTTCCCGCCGTGCCGCCGCGCGCACGGCGGTGGACAATTCCCGGCACCCTGGCGGCAGTGACCGTCTTCGAGGTTGTCCGCGTCGCAGCGGGGCAGCAGTCTGCCCTGTCGACCGTTGGCGGTGCCGTCGCCGGTGCCGCCTGGGCGGTTGTGGCCAGCATCCTGTTCCGGCGTTGGAGGCAACCCGAGCCGCCACGTCGCCGTCTCACCTATGGCCTTCCGGTTAGCAGCGTTGCGGCACTCCATCCTGCACCGCTGGCCCTCAAAGGCCAGTTCAGCTTCAGCCGGTGGATTCGCCTGGTTGCCGTCGGAGTAATGCTCTGCGCCGCCCTCACCGCGGTGGGCCTCCTCATCACCGGACCGCTCGGCGGCGTCGCCCGGTTCGATCGAACCGTGGTTCAGTGGCTGGCAAGCCACCGGTCTGAACCGTTGAGTGCCCTGGCGACCGTCGCCGGCGCCTTCGGAACCACAGCCGGCGTCGTTGCAGTCCTGCTCGTCGGTATTCCGCTCCTCCTCGCCCTGACGAGGAGATGGGTACCGGTCGTGTTCCTGCTGGCTGCCGCCGTGGGCGAGACGTCCATCTACCTGGTCACCGGCCTGATTGTCGGACGCGGGCGGCCTGCCGTGGACCACCTCTCCGAGGGACTTCCGCCCACCTCGTCATTTCCGTCGGGCCATGTTGCGGCCGCCGTCGTCGTCTATGGGGGGCTGGCCCTGCTTCTGTATTCCACCGGCCGCTTTCATCTGCGCTGGGCGGGCTTCCTGCTGGCCGGTGCGATCGTGCTCGGGGTGGCGGCCTCCCGGCTCTACTGGGGAGTTCACTTTCCAACAGATGTCCTAGCGAGCATGGCGTATGCGCCAGTCTGGCTGGCGGCTTGCTGGACGTATTTGGTGCGTGACCCCCGGAGCCGCATGCAAGCTGAACGGCAGACTGCGGAACGGGACAAGGCATGA
- the purH gene encoding bifunctional phosphoribosylaminoimidazolecarboxamide formyltransferase/IMP cyclohydrolase, with translation MTLPNLDRVPIRRALISVYDKTGLEELAQGLHSAGVRIVSTGSTAKTIAAAGIPVQQVEEVTGSPEMLDGRVKTLHPRVHGGILADRRVPAHMDTLAEMEIEAFELVVVNLYPFVETVKSGASADDVVEQIDIGGPAMVRSAAKNHAAVSIVVDPSFYGSVVRAAGEGGFDLKTRRQLAARAFAHTATYDNAVAIWTATQFQDEDDDGLIDWPAYAGLALERSEVLRYGENPHQQAALYVDRAAPVGIAQTDQLHGKAMSYNNFVDADAALRAAYDFSEPAVAIIKHANPCGVAVGSSAAADPIADAHAKAHACDPVSAFGGVIAANRTVTAAMSRTVKDIFTEVVIAPGFEPEAVEILSQKKNIRLLALPEGYDRYPTEIRQVSGGVLIQVTDAVDADGDTPGNWTLAAGEAADSETFADLAFAWTACRAAKSNAILLARDGAAVGVGMGQVNRLDSCKLAVERANSLAGEGNERARGAVAASDAFFPFADGLQILIDAGVRAVVQPGGSVRDQEVIDAANAAGITMYFTGARHFFH, from the coding sequence GTGACTTTGCCCAACCTTGACCGTGTTCCGATCCGCCGCGCGCTGATTTCCGTCTATGACAAGACCGGGCTGGAGGAACTCGCTCAGGGTCTGCACAGCGCCGGAGTCCGCATTGTTTCCACCGGGTCCACGGCCAAGACCATCGCGGCCGCGGGCATCCCCGTGCAGCAGGTCGAGGAGGTCACCGGATCTCCCGAGATGCTGGATGGCCGTGTGAAGACGCTCCACCCGCGCGTGCATGGCGGGATCCTTGCGGACCGCCGCGTCCCGGCCCACATGGACACCCTCGCCGAGATGGAGATCGAAGCGTTCGAACTGGTAGTGGTCAACCTTTACCCGTTCGTTGAGACGGTGAAGTCGGGCGCCTCAGCGGACGACGTCGTCGAGCAGATCGACATCGGCGGCCCGGCGATGGTGCGCTCGGCAGCCAAGAACCATGCCGCCGTCAGCATCGTGGTGGATCCGTCGTTCTACGGCAGTGTTGTCCGTGCCGCCGGCGAGGGCGGCTTTGACCTGAAGACTCGCAGGCAGCTGGCCGCCCGCGCCTTTGCTCACACAGCCACCTATGACAACGCGGTCGCTATCTGGACGGCAACCCAGTTCCAGGATGAGGACGACGACGGCCTGATCGACTGGCCTGCCTATGCCGGCCTGGCGCTGGAGCGCTCTGAGGTGCTGCGTTACGGCGAGAACCCGCATCAGCAGGCAGCGCTGTATGTCGACCGGGCGGCACCCGTTGGAATCGCACAGACGGATCAGCTGCACGGCAAGGCGATGAGTTACAACAACTTCGTGGACGCCGATGCCGCGCTGCGTGCCGCGTATGACTTCAGCGAACCTGCCGTCGCCATCATCAAGCACGCCAACCCCTGTGGTGTTGCGGTCGGTTCCTCAGCCGCTGCAGATCCCATTGCCGACGCCCATGCCAAGGCGCACGCGTGCGATCCTGTGTCCGCGTTCGGCGGGGTCATCGCAGCCAACCGCACGGTAACGGCAGCAATGTCCCGGACGGTGAAGGACATTTTCACCGAGGTTGTCATCGCTCCCGGATTTGAGCCCGAAGCAGTGGAAATCCTTTCGCAGAAGAAGAACATCCGCCTGCTCGCACTGCCCGAGGGTTATGACCGCTACCCGACCGAGATCCGGCAGGTCTCCGGCGGCGTCCTCATCCAGGTCACCGATGCGGTGGACGCCGACGGCGATACCCCCGGAAACTGGACCCTTGCCGCAGGCGAGGCAGCGGATTCTGAAACCTTCGCGGACCTCGCTTTCGCCTGGACCGCCTGCCGGGCCGCGAAATCCAACGCAATCCTGCTCGCCCGCGACGGTGCCGCCGTCGGCGTCGGAATGGGACAGGTGAACCGGCTGGATTCCTGCAAGCTGGCGGTGGAGCGGGCTAACTCGCTCGCGGGTGAGGGGAACGAGCGCGCACGTGGTGCGGTGGCGGCGTCGGACGCGTTCTTCCCGTTCGCGGATGGCCTGCAGATCCTGATCGACGCCGGTGTGCGCGCCGTTGTCCAGCCGGGAGGATCGGTGCGCGATCAGGAAGTCATCGACGCGGCGAATGCCGCGGGCATCACCATGTACTTCACCGGCGCACGCCACTTCTTCCACTAA